The following coding sequences lie in one Glycine soja cultivar W05 chromosome 16, ASM419377v2, whole genome shotgun sequence genomic window:
- the LOC114388936 gene encoding putative ABC transporter B family member 8, translating to MGSPKMDESETQKVDMGRKERASIATILRYSDWIDVVLMLMGAVGAIGDGMSTNVLLLFASRIMNSLGYSNNLQSTKTYMAEVEKCSLYFVYLGLAAMVVAFMEGYCWSKTSERQVLRIRYKYLEAVLRQEVGFFDLQETTTSEIINSISKDTSLIQEVLSEKVPLFLMHSSSFISGVAFATYFSWRLALVAFPTLLLLIIPGMIYGKYLIYLSKSTLKEYGKANSIVEQALSSIKTVYSFTAEKRIMGRYSDILCKTSRLGIKQGIAKGIAVGSTGLSFAIWAFLAWYGSRLVMYKGESGGRIYASGISFIMCGLSLGVVLPDLKYFTEASVAASRIFDMIDRTPLIDGEDTKGVVLESISGRLDFEHVKFTYPSRPDMVVLRDFNLQVEAGKTVALVGASGSGKSTAIALVQRFYDADEGVVRVDGVDIKSLQLKWMRGKMGLVSQEHAMFGTSIKENIMFGKPDATMDEIVAAASAANAHNFIRELPEGYETKIGERGALLSGGQKQRIAIARAIIKNPVILLLDEATSALDSESELLVQNALDQASMGRTTLVVAHKLSTIRNADLIAVVSGGCIIETGTHNELITKPNGHYAKLAKLQTQLSIDDQDQNPELGALSATRSSAGRPSTARSSPAIFPKSPLLDDQATPSQVSHPPPSFKRLLSLNAPEWKQGLIGTLSAIAFGSVQPLYALTIGGMISAFFAESHQEMRHRIRTYSLIFCSLSLASIILNLLQHYNFAYMGAKLTKRIRLGMLENILTFETAWFDEEQNSSGALCSRLSNEASMVKSLVADRLSLLVQTTSAVTIAMIIGLAVAWKLALVMIAVQPLTILCFYTRKVLLSTLSTKFVKAQNRSTQIAVEAVYNHRIVTSFGSITKVLWLFDEAQEAPRKEARKKSWLAGIGMGSAQCLTFMSWALDFWFGGTLVEKREISAGDVFKTFFVLVSTGKVIADAGSMTSDLAKSSTAVASVFEILDRKSLIPKAGDNNNGIKLEKMSGKIELKNVDFAYPSRVGTPILRKFCLEVKPGKSVGLVGKSGCGKSTVIALIQRFYDVKRGSVKVDDVDIRELDIHWHRQHTALVSQEPVIYSGSIRDNILFGKQDATENEVVEAARAANAQEFISSLKDGYETECGERGVQLSGGQKQRIAIARAIIRNPKILLLDEATSALDVQSEQVVQEALDRTMVGRTTVVVAHRLNTIKELDSIAYVSEGKVLEQGTYAQLRHKRGAFFNLASH from the exons ATGGGTTCTCCAAAAATGGATGAGAGTGAGACACAAAAGGTAGACATGGGAAGAAAAGAGAGGGCTTCCATAGCAACTATTTTGAGATATTCTGATTGGATTGATGTTGTGCTCATGCTAATGGGAGCTGTGGGAGCAATAGGAGACGGCATGTCCACAAATGTTTTGTTGCTGTTTGCTAGCCGTATTATGAACAGCTTAGGTTACAGTAATAACCTACAAAGTACCAAGACTTACATGGCTGAGGTTGAAAAG TGCAGTTTATATTTTGTCTACTTGGGATTAGCAGCAATGGTGGTGGCCTTCATGG AAGGGTATTGCTGGAGCAAAACAAGCGAGAGGCAGGTGCTGAGAATCCGTTACAAGTACTTGGAAGCTGTCCTAAGACAAGAAGTAGGGTTTTTCGATTTGCAAGAAACAACCACTTCTGAAATCATTAATAGCATATCAAAGGACACTTCTCTCATCCAAGAAGTTCTAAGTGAAAAG GTGCCCCTATTTTTGATGCACTCATCATCATTCATCTCGGGGGTTGCATTTGCCACGTACTTCTCTTGGAGGTTGGCATTAGTAGCATTTCCAACGCTGCTTTTGCTCATAATCCCAGGCATGATATACGGGAAATACCTAATCTATTTGTCAAAGTCCACACTGAAAGAATATGGCAAAGCAAACAGCATAGTAGAACAGGCACTTAGCTCCATAAAAACCGTTTATTCATTCACTGCGGAGAAGAGAATCATGGGAAGATATTCAGACATATTGTGTAAAACTTCAAGGCTTGGAATCAAACAAGGCATAGCAAAGGGCATTGCAGTGGGAAGCACAGGTCTATCTTTTGCAATATGGGCTTTTCTTGCTTGGTATGGAAGCCGTTTGGTTATGTACAAAGGTGAAAGTGGTGGAAGGATCTATGCATCAGGCATTTCCTTCATAATGTGTGGACT aTCTCTTGGAGTGGTActtcctgatttgaagtactTCACGGAAGCATCTGTTGCTGCTTCACGAATATTTGACATGATTGATCGAACACCATTAATTGATGGTGAAGACACAAAAGGAGTAGTGTTAGAGAGCATTAGTGGCAGGCTAGACTTTGAGCATGTTAAATTCACATACCCTTCTCGTCCAGATATGGTTGTGCTTAGAGATTTCAATCTCCAAGTGGAAGCAGGGAAAACGGTTGCTCTGGTTGGTGCAAGCGGAAGTGGTAAGTCCACAGCAATAGCATTAGTGCAAAGGTTTTATGATGCTGATGAAGGTGTTGTGAGGGTTGATGGTGTAGACATAAAAAGCCTACAGTTGAAATGGATGAGAGGGAAAATGGGCCTTGTGAGTCAAGAACATGCAATGTTTGGAACTTCCATAAAGGAGAATATTATGTTTGGGAAGCCTGATGCTACCATGGATGAAATTGTTGCTGCAGCCTCAGCAGCCAATGCTCATAACTTCATAAGGGAACTTCCTGAAGGTTATGAAACCAAG ATTGGAGAAAGGGGGGCACTTCTTTCGGGAGGACAAAAGCAGCGAATAGCCATTGCAAGAGCCATCATAAAGAATCCTGTTATTCTCCTACTTGATGAAGCAACTAGTGCTCTTGACTCTGAATCAGAATTACTTGTTCAGAATGCCCTCGATCAGGCCTCCATGGGGAGAACTACATTG GTTGTTGCACACAAGCTATCAACTATTCGAAATGCAGACCTCATAGCAGTTGTCAGTGGTGGTTGCATCATTGAAACGGGCACACACAATGAACTCATCACCAAACCAAATGGCCACTATGCAAAACTTGCAAAGTTACAGACACAATTGAGCATTGATGACCAAGATCAAAATCCAGAACTAGGTGCTCTTTCTGCAACAAGAAGCAGTGCAGGCAGACCAAGCACAGCCAGGTCAAGCCCTGCCATATTTCCAAAGTCACCATTGCTTGATGATCAAGCAACTCCATCTCAAGTTTCTCACCCTCCACCTTCTTTCAAAAGGCTTCTTTCTCTGAATGCTCCTGAATGGAAACAAGGTCTAATTGGAACCCTCTCAGCCATAGCCTTTGGCTCAGTTCAACCCTTATATGCTTTAACCATTGGTGGTATGATTTCTGCTTTTTTTGCTGAAAGCCATCAAGAAATGAGGCACAGAATCAGGACTTATTCTTTGATTTTCTGTTCACTTTCCCTTGCTTCAATTATCCTCAATCTCTTGCAACACTACAATTTTGCTTACATGGGAGCCAAGTTAACAAAAAGGATAAGACTTGGCATGCTGGAGAATATCTTGACCTTTGAAACTGCTTGGTTTGATGAGGAACAAAACTCCAGTGGAGCATTATGCTCAAGGTTAAGCAATGAGGCTTCCATGGTTAAGTCCCTTGTAGCAGACAGACTCTCTTTACTAGTTCAAACAACTTCTGCTGTCACAATTGCAATGATCATAGGCCTTGCCGTGGCTTGGAAGCTAGCTCTTGTTATGATAGCAGTGCAGCCACTCACAATCCTTTGTTTTTATACAAGAAAAGTGTTGCTCTCCACACTCTCAACAAAATTTGTCAAGGCACAGAATCGAAGTACACAAATTGCAGTGGAGGCAGTTTATAACCACAGAATTGTGACTTCATTTGGGAGCATCACGAAAGTGCTATGGCTATTCGATGAGGCGCAAGAGGCGCCGAGGAAGGAGGCGAGGAAGAAGTCTTGGCTAGCAGGCATAGGAATGGGTTCTGCTCAGTGTCTAACGTTCATGTCATGGGCTTTGGATTTCTGGTTTGGTGGTACTTTGgtggaaaaaagagaaatatcagCTGGGGATGTgttcaaaacattttttgtgTTGGTGAGCACTGGCAAGGTCATAGCTGATGCAGGAAGCATGACTTCTGACCTTGCCAAGAGCTCAACAGCAGTGGCATCTGTCTTTGAAATTCTTGACCGGAAATCGCTAATTCCCAAG GCTGGAGATAACAATAACGGCATCAAGTTGGAAAAGATGAGTGGAAAAATAGAGTTGAAGAATGTTGATTTTGCATATCCAAGCAGGGTAGGGACACCAATTTTGCGCAAGTTTTGCTTGGAGGTGAAGCCAGGAAAAAGTGTTGGACTTGTTGGAAAAAGTGGGTGTGGAAAATCAACAGTGATTGCCTTAATTCAAAGATTCTATGATGTTAAGAGAGGTTCAGTTAAAGTGGACGATGTAGACATAAGGGAATTAGACATTCACTGGCACAGGCAGCACACAGCACTTGTTAGCCAAGAACCTGTGATATATTCTGGCAGCATACGTGACAACATTTTGTTTGGGAAACAAGATGCAACAGAGAATGAAGTAGTTGAGGCTGCAAGGGCTGCCAATGCTCAGGAGTTCATATC ATCATTGAAAGATGGATATGAAACTGAATGTGGAGAAAGGGGAGTGCAGCTATCAGGAGGACAAAAGCAGAGAATAGCAATTGCAAGGGCCATAATTCGCAACCCAAAGATACTACTTCTTGATGAGGCAACAAGTGCCCTGGATGTTCAATCAGAACAAGTTGTGCAAGAAGCCCTTGATAGGACTATGGTAGGCAGAACCACTGTTGTTGTGGCACATAGGCTTAACACCATCAAAGAGCTTGATTCAATTGCTTATGTGTCTGAGGGCAAGGTCCTGGAGCAAGGAACCTATGCTCAACTTAGGCACAAGAGAGGTGCCTTCTTCAACCTTGCCAGCCATTAA
- the LOC114389149 gene encoding senescence/dehydration-associated protein At4g35985, chloroplastic-like → MPINIQSSPKKEQGKNRTETEMGCNSSKAEPPPLENTMHHHHHADVAEFQKPKTLKEEVVLQIPGCKVHLMDQGEALELAQGHFTIMKIMEQNVALATIIKVGNSVQWPLTKDEPVVKVDALHYLFSLPVKDGGEPLSYGVTFPEQCYGNMEMLDSFLKDHSCFSGLERNKKSDLKWEEFAPRVEDYNHFLARAIAGGTGQIVKGIFLCSNAYTNQVQKGGETILNTAAEKNNGGMVTESMNHRSDATKNNATNDNLKRVRKLTNMTEKLTKSLLDGVGIMSGSVMTPVLKSQPGQAFLNMLPGEVLLASLDAVNRVFEAAEAAEKQTFSATSQAATRMVSNRFGEEAGEATEHVFATAGHAVNTAWNVSKIRKAINPASSANAAGALRNSAKNRNVIY, encoded by the exons ATGCCCATTAACATCCAAAGCAGTCCCAAGAAAGAACAGGGCAAAAACAGAACAGAAACAGAGATGGGTTGCAATAGCTCCAAGGCTGAGCCACCACCGTTGGAAAACACCatgcatcatcatcatcatgcagACGTTGCAGAGTTCCAAAAACCCAAAACCCTAAAAGAAGAAGTAGTGCTACAGATTCCAGGATGCAAAGTTCATCTGATGGACCAAGGCGAGGCCCTCGAACTCGCACAAGGTCACTTCACGATCATGAAGATCATGGAGCAGAACGTGGCACTAGCAACCATTATAAAAGTTGGAAACAGTGTTCAATGGCCTCTAACGAAAGACGAGCCGGTGGTGAAGGTGGATGCTCTTCACTACCTGTTCTCTCTGCCTGTGAAAGATGGTGGGGAGCCTCTTAGCTATGGTGTCACCTTTCCAGAACAGTGCTATGGGAACATGGAGATGTTGGATTCTTTTCTCAAGGATCACTCTTGTTTTTCTGGTTTGGAAAGGAATAAGAAGAGTGATCTTAAATGGGAGGAGTTTGCTCCAAGGGTTGAAGATTACAATCATTTTCTGGCAAGGGCAATTGCAGGAGGGACTGGCCAGATTGTTAAGGGTATCTTCTTGTGCAGCAATGCTTACACCAACCAG GTCCAAAAAGGAGGGGAAACGATCCTAAATACTGCTGCAGAAAAGAACAATGGTGGCATGGTCACAGAAAGTATGAACCACAGGAGTGATGCCACAAAGAATAATGCAACGAACGATAACCTCAAACG TGTGAGAAAGCTGACAAATATGACAGAAAAGTTAACCAAATCTTTGCTTGATGGTGTTGGAATAATGAGTGGATCAGTGATGACTCCAGTGCTGAAATCCCAACCAGGACAGGCATTCCTAAATATGCTCCCTGGAGAGGTGCTGTTGGCTTCCCTTGATGCCGTCA ATAGAGTTTTTGAAGCAGCTGAAGCTGCTGAAAAACAAACCTTTTCTGCCACCTCTCAAGCTGCAACCAGAATGGTTTCTAACAG GTTTGGGGAAGAAGCAGGAGAGGCTACTGAGCATGTGTTTGCAACTGCAGGACATGCTGTTAACACTGCTTGGAATGTCTCTAAGATACGGAAGGCCATCAATCCAGCCTCTTCAGCAAATGCTGCAGGAGCACTGAGAAATTCTGCCAAAAATAGAaatgttatatattaa